GTGTGTTCTGTGAGTGCGGTGACGAACTCCGATCGGATTGGGGATTCTGCCCGAGTTGCGGTCGCCGGACGCCGGCTGCGGATGTCCTCGATAATCCGTAAACGCTGTGTATACCACTCTTAGACCCGTTTACGGCAGGAACGAGTGATTGTCATACACTCGGGGAAAGTTTTAATACATAACGGTCTGTGGTACAGGTTGCGTAAGACGGCTTGTCTTACGCGGCGGCCCTCGGGCGGCATGAACGCCGCAGTCCGGCGGTTTCGCCGTGTAAACAGTCGGCCCGGGCCGCAAACGCGCTCGGACCGAGTCGTCTTACCCAAAGGGGAAAATACGAACATGGAGCGTGTGACACTACGGATTCCGAAACAGCAGATCGAAGAGGTCGAACAGATGGTCGCAACGGGGGAATACCCCAACCGGAGCGAAGCGATCCGGGCCGCTGTTCGAGAGATGCTCGCCGAACAGGAGAACTCCGAGCGGAACGGTAACCGCAAACGGAGCTGGGCGAGGGCATAACGATGCAGGACATCGTCAACGAGGCCCTCGAGCGCGACGAGCAGGAACAAAAACAGTTGTCCGACGAGGACGTCGACGGGTTCGGTGACCCCCGTATCGTCATCGTCGGCTGCGGTGGCGCCGGGAACAACACGGTCAACCGGCTGTACAACATCGGCGTCGACGGTGCCGATACCGTGGCGATCAACACGGACAAACAGCACCTCAAAATGATCGAGGCCGACACGAAGATCCTCGTCGGCAAGTCCCTGACCAACGGGCTCGGTGCCGGTGGCGACCCCTCGATGGGCGAGCGCGCGACCGAGATGGCCCAGGGCACGATCAAGGAAGTACTGGGCGACGCCGACCTGGTCTTTGTCACCGCCGGCATGGGTGGCGGGACCGGGACCGGTGCCGCCCCCGTCGTCTCGAAGATCGCCAAAGAACAGGGCGCGATCGTCGTCGGCATGGTGTCGACGCCGTTCAACGTCGAGCGTGCCCGGACGGTCAAGGCCGAGGAAGGACTAGAGAAGCTTCGCCAGGAAGCCGACTCGATCATCGTCCTCGACAACAACCGACTGCTCGACTACGTGCCGAACCTGCCGATCG
Above is a window of Haloarcula halophila DNA encoding:
- a CDS encoding CopG family ribbon-helix-helix protein, which gives rise to MERVTLRIPKQQIEEVEQMVATGEYPNRSEAIRAAVREMLAEQENSERNGNRKRSWARA